The following DNA comes from Flavisolibacter ginsenosidimutans.
TTGCCGGTTAAGCGCAACTCGGGTTTGCCGTCGCTTAAAGCCGCTTCAATAAAAAGGATATCACCGCCAACGTATGTGTAAGCAAGGCCAACGGCTACACCGGGAATGGTTGCCTGTTTATAGAGTTCGTTGCTGAAACGTGATTTGCCTAATATCTTTTCAATGTCTTCTGTTGTCAGTACAGGTTTAATGGCGCCGTTCATGGCAAGTTCTTTTGCCTGGAAACGCATGATGGCCGCAAGATGCCGGTCGAGTTCGCGAACGCCGCTTTCCCTTGTATAATCCTGGATAATCTTTTCTAAAATCTTGTCGCTAATCTTAAACTTCGACGACTTCAATCCATGCGCCTCTACTTGTTTTGGAATGAGGTGACGCTTGGCAATTTCAATCTTTTCTTCCACGGCATAGCCGCTTAATTCGATAATCTCCAAACGATCGCGAAGTGCGGGCTGAATGGTTTGCAAATTGTTGGCGGTGGCAATGAAAAGCACCTTGCTCAAATCGTATTCAAGCTCTAAATAATTGTCGTAAAAGGAATGGTTTTGTTCCGGGTCCAACACTTCCAGCAAGGCGCTGCTTGGATCGCCGCGAAAATCGCTTCCCACCTTGTCAACTTCATCCAGAATCATCACAGGATTTGATGATTTTATCTTGCGGATGTTTTGCACAATTCTTCCCGGCATGGCGCCGATGTATGTTTTGCGGTGGCCGCGAATTTCACTTTCGTCGTGAATGCCGCCCAAGCTCAAACGCACATATTTTCTGCCGATGGCATTTGCAATGCTCCGGCCCAACGAAGTTTTGCCAATGCCCGGCGGACCGTAAAAACAAAGAATGGGACTTTTCATGTCGCCCTTTAATTTCAGTACGGCCAGGTATTCCAAAATCCGCTCTTTGATTTTGTCCATGCCGTAATGATCGGCGTCCAAAATTTCTTTTGCTTTTTTCAGGTCGTAAACGTCCTCGGTGTAATCTTCCCAAGGCAAGTCAAGCATCAGGTCAAGATGATTGTACACCACCGAATAATCCGGTGTGCTTGGATGCATCCGTTCCAGCTTTTCTATGCCTTTTTTGAATGATTCTCTTGCGGCTTCGGGCCATTTTTTTGCTTCGGCACGCTTCTGCAATTCCTTTACTTCACGTTCGTTCGGATCGCCGCCCAATTCTTCCTTGATACTTTTTAATTGCTGCTGCAAAAAATATTCGCGTTGCTGCTTGTCTATTTCGGTGCGGGTCTTGTTTGTGACTTTGTTTTTGAGTTCGGCAAACTGCAATTCTTTTTGCAAAAACTGCATCAACAACTCGGCTCTTTCGCGCAAGTTGTTTAGTTGAAGGAGTTGCTGTTTTTCTTTGATGTCAATGGTTAGATTGCTGGAAACGAAATGAATCAGGAAGGATGCGTTTTCGATGTTGCGCAAAATTACCGATGCTTCGCTGGGAATGTTTGGCGATAGCTGAATGATTTCGGTAGCTATATCTTTTATGTTGGCAACGTAGGCTTCAAAATCAGGATCAGTTGGCGCTTCGTCTTCGATGACAGCTGAAATCTTTGCCTTGAAATAAGGCTCCTCGCTAATGATGGCATCTACAGCAAAACGCGTTTTGCCCTGGATGATGATAGTCGTGCCACCGTCGGGCATTTTTATTTGCTTAATGATGCGGGCTACGGTTCCGATGTGCTCCAAATCTTTTGCCTGCGGGTCTTCTACCGTGCTGTCTTTTTGCGCAATGACGCCTATAAGTTTGGCGCCTTTGTAGGCTTCGTTTACGGCTTTGATGCTTTTGTCTCTTCCAACCGTTATCGGTAAAACAACGCCTGGAAATAATACCGTGTTGCGCAATGGCAACAAGGAAATTTCTTCGGGCAGTTCAATCTTTTCGTTTATATCGGCATCGTTTTCATGTATGGGCATGATGGGCAAAAAATCCATCTCTTCTTCCGGCTTAAATAATAGGCTCATGAACAAAGTTTAAATTTCAACAGAGCCTGCGAAAGTACAAAAGGAACAGGGACGGTCAACCACGAAACAAAGAGTCGTCTTTGTTGACGGCTCTTTGTTTGAATTTCAACGAAACCGGGTTTTTATTGCCGCTTCCAAAGGCTATCGTTTGCCTTACAAATGGCAATAAAACACTCAGAGTTTTGAAAAGTTTTTTACGTCTATTAACGTACCGTTTCCGTTTCGGATGTACAGGTAGTACGCACCTGCACGCAGGCCTGACGTATTCAACTTTAATTCCTGCGAAGCATTGCTTGTGCTAAACTCATGATAGCCGGCTACCTGTCCGGAAAGCGTTACGATCTGAATTTGATAGCGGCCACTTGCCAGCCCGTTTAATTTTAATTGCAGGCTTTCGTTGACAGGGTTTGGATAGAGCGTAACGTTGCTTTCGTTGGCGTAAATTACTTGTACAGTTTTGCTGTACTGCACTCCTCCAAGACTGACGGCTTTGATGCGGTAAAAATTCGCACCTCTAACCGGACTGGCGTCCGTTGCATAATGCGTTTCTCCTTTTTCTACTGTCTTGAATACCGGCATAAATGAAATCCCGTCCGTTGCTCGTTCCACCTCGAAATAAAGATGATCTGGACCGGTTGATGCCTCCCATTTTATAGCGACCTGATTACCGGCTTTTGTTGCTCTTACATCGGTGAAATTTACCGGCAAAATCACCAGCGGCACCGTTGATTTAATAACCTGAATATCGTCAAGAAAAAATCCTTCATCGGTTCCGCTTGCATCCGATGTAAATTCAAAACGCAACTTAACCGTCGCTGAGCTCAATACGTTTTTTAAATCAACGGTTTCTTTTACCCAATAATCCTGGTAGCCAGTCAGGGCCGGGTTACCGCCTAATGTTCCTTTGGATTCCATTACCGTATGCACACCGGATAATGGCGTGTATGTGGCGTTGCCTTTGGTTCCTGTCGTGTACTGAATTTGCAGTTTGTCATAGCCGTTTTGCGAACGGTAACGGGTCCAGAAAGTCAAATATGCAGCCGTTGCGTTTGACAAGTCAAGGGCTGATGCTGTAGTGATGGTTGATGTGACGTTGTTGCCATACGTTGTGCCCGGCGATTGGCTCAACGAATGTGTTCCGTTGAACGCAGAAGCGGATGTATAACCCCATGAGGAACTTGCCCAGCTCGTACTTAAACTGCTGCCTTCCATGTCATCGCTGAGAATAACAGTTGGGTTGTAAAACTTAACCAGGGTATCGAGTTTAGTAATGCCGCCTGTTTCGGTTTTTACCACAAACTTTATTCGTTGCCCGTTCGCAATGTTGGAATACATGGTGTAATTGATGCTGACCGTGGCAGTGCCCAAATAATTTGGCAAAGAAGAAACCGTTGCCGGTGCGCCTACCGATGAAAGATTCTCCAAGGGTATCACCGTAACCTTTACCGAAGAATCCACGCGGCCAATGCGGCGCAAAAGAAAATCGAGTGTGCCCGTCTTGCTGGTAAGAGCGATTGTGGTTTTGTCATCAACATCCACATAGGCACCACCAAAAAGTGCGGCCTGCAGATTGCCGAAAAAAACGTCTTTGCAATAGGTGATGATGTTGCTTGATGCGGGCCAGAACGTATTCAACCCCAAACCGACTTCAGGACTAACGGCATAAACAGGTGAACGCAAATTCAGGTCCCCGGCCATGAACCAATCGTCGGAAGAACCGTTAGCCGTATAACCTACCGTTTCGGGCGGTGTGCCAACCTCGTAAAAGTCATAGCGTGTTCCCATGGCGCCGGTGGTTTTTATAATGGCGGAATCAGTGCCCGACAAAGTGCCGGTTGGCACGCAGTAGCCGTGAATCCAATAACCACCATAAGCATGATAATTCACAGCAAATTGAAAATTGTGGAGTTTGAGATAGTCGCGCATCAACTGCGTTTCCATTGCCTGAAAGGCATAATCGCCGTGATAATTATCGTCTGTCGTAACATCCGATGAACCGTTGTTCGGATAGTCGAAACCGTAGCCATAGTTTCGGTTTAGGTCCTGGCCAAAACTGCCATCTGAATTGGGTTGACGGTTTTTCCGCCACAAGCCTCCACCTGCTGGATTGGTGGTTTGGTTGTACACATAACCATCGGGATTTAAACACGGAATAAAAACAAGTTGCCGGTTGTCGACAATTTCTTTTATGCGGTCATTGGTTGCGTAATTCTCCAGCAAATACTGCATGAAAAAAATCAGGTTCTCCATGCCCAAAGGTTCGCGTGCATGGTGCATGCCGGTAAACAAAACTTCCGGCTCGTTTTCGTTTGTATTAACGTTATCGGAGATGGTTAGTGCCCATATGGCCCGGTTTTCATACGTGTGGCCAATGGAGTCGAGTTTGGCAAGCGCGGGATAGTTTAGCACCATACTGTCCAACTCTTTTTTCATCTGGGCAAAAGTTAAATAGCCGCCCATTGAACCTGAGTTGAAAGCCGCAGGCGTTACGACCGTGCTTGCAAATGATTTATCCGCTGTGCTAAAAAGAAGTCTTTGGGCAGCGTTTGTATTGTTCTGACTGTTGTCATTTTTGAAAAACTCATCGGGTTTATTTCGTCTTATAAAATCCGCTTCTTCGTCTTCAATCGTTGTTTCGTAGCGAATACCCGATGCGGCAAGTTTTTGTATTTCGGCTGCGTTTAGCGTTGTGATCATCGTTTCTCCTGACGCATTATAGTAAGCGTGATCAATGCCAACCCCGGCTTTCTGCAAAAGGGAAACTTCTTTCTTCGGTACAAAAATTTTTACCTGGCTATACTTGGTTTTTGGTTGCGAGTACGCGGGATTGAGCGCAAGACAGGCGCACAAAATACTGACGACGCGAAATAGTTTCATAGGACATAAACGGTTTAAACAGGAATTGGAAAAAGAACAGAGACGTGTTGGTTTTGGTTATACTTTATACTGTTTTGCGAAAAGCATTGCACGGTGTTATACCAACCACCAGCCTTGCGCAAATATTTTTACCTTTTGCGTCACAGGCTGGTGGTTGACACCGGGCCGTTTTATCGTTTAATCAATAATTCTGTTGTTGTAGAAGATGATGCGTTTTGAAGGCGCATCCAATAAACGCCTTTTGGCAGCGAAGACAAATCCAGGTTTTGCCGGTTCTCACCAGCGACCAACGTCACATTTTTATACCAAACGCTTCGGCCACTGGCATCAAAAAATTGCAAAGTTGTATTGCCGGGCGTTTCCGTGGTTATGGTTACAGCAACAAATGAAGAAGCGGGATTGGGCGTAAGCCGAATGTTGTTTCGGTCCGTCGCCTGCAATTTTTGAATGTTGCTAAAAGCGGCTGTGCCTTTCGCTGCAATTTGCAACCGGTAGTAAACCGTGCCTTCCAACAAATAGGGGTCATCAAATACATAGGTTTTTGCCGCCCCGTTAACGGCTACAGTTTGGGTGTAAACGTTGTACCATTTCATTGCGTCGGTGCTGCGCTGAACGGTGTATTCTGTTCCGGCTTCCTCGTTGGCTATTTGCCAGCTTGTATGCGCTTTGCCCGATTTGTTTACGGCATTAAAAGTTACCAGTGATGTGGCCAATGGATTTATTGACACAGGCAAACGGTAGTCTTCCACTTCGCCATCGCCAAAAAAGCCGGTTGCGTTCGATGTGGTCATGCCGTTCGCCGTTGGTGCGATGCGCACACGGATGTATGTGTACTGGCCGGCTGTTAAGCTCGAAGAAATCCCACTCCACGTAATGAAGATTGTTTTCGGCGTGGCGCTGCTCGACAAGGTGTCTATCATCTTGCCTTCGCCCGGGTCAAAAACCCCGTTGTTGTTAAAATCAACCCAGGCACAAATGGTCGCCGTCGAACCTGTGTTGTTTAAATACTTTACCGAACAATAATAAGACCCTGAAGAGGGATTTACTAAGCTTCCCGAAACCATCCCATCATCGTAGTTGTCAGAATTTGCCAAAGCCGTTTGTCCGCGTGTGACCCATTCGTTACTGCTGCTTGTGCCGAGGTAAAGAAGTGAGCTGATTTCATGCATTGCGGGATCGCTACCCACCGGGTCGTAGCTTGCGGGTGCGTCGCCAAAGTCCACTTTTGGTTTGAACGCTTCCCCGGCATCGCCGTATCGGGCCAATATGTTTGTTCCATTTAACGTTAGTGTTTTTTGCGCGGCCGTGTTAACCGTTCCGTCACCGTTGTAAGGAATGACAACGCCTGTGGAAGGAGCGCCGCCTGAATTACCGAGGGAATACAGTTGGTTGTTCCAGTCGATAGCCATTTGCTTCGGTGTATTGGAACCGGTTGGCGAGTACACCGCTATCATGTTTTTTGTGTAGAGGTCTTGGTGGTAATAATTTTCAAAAGTGGCCTTTGAATCAAAATCATACAGCACACCATTCGTTACGCCCAAGTCACCCCAATCATGTTTCGATCCGTCAGTCGCAAAAACCTGGCTTGCTGCCTTTGGCGTATAAGTTGTGTTAGTAAAATCAATTCGCCAAAGCAAACTTTTAGTTGCGTTGGTACCGCCGGCTACGTCAACGCCAAGGTAGAGCGAGCTGTCGTAAAACGAAGCGCCGCCAATTTCCACGCCTACGTCAAAGGTTGGCAGCCAGGCCGTCACGTCGTTGATGGCAACGCCAAATGTGTCCATGTCATAATTGTAACGATAAACACTTTTATTCGCTGCGTTGGTTGTACCACCACTCCCGGTCGCATCATGCACATAATACACGTAATGTTTTACGGGATCGTATCCAAGCGAGTTTAAGGAAGTAGCACCGGGGTCCGTAAACAGAAGCTTCGATTTGCCGGTTACGGGGTCAACGTAATACACGCTGTTATCAACAACAGTAAGTACATAACCGGCTTGATTGGTGTAAGGTTTAGACGGCGCAAAATAATTGGTAGCGAAAGTGCCCGGCGAACAGGCTGAAATATCTGATAACCAAAATTCGCCATTTTCCTTTCCGTTCTTTGTTCCCGTTTGCGTCACAACAATGCTAAAACTGGTAACAGTGCCAGTGATGTTTACATTCAAAGTACCGTCTGTGGAAGATGTGGCAACGGCCGTCGTTGCCGCTGCTGTGGCGGAAGCGGAGACTGTACCGTTACCGGCAAGTGTGAGATCGGTGGTGGCACCAATGCTTGCGAGTGTTACAATGCTGCCTGTATTGGTGGTGATGGTGACTTTTTGGTTATAGTCAATATCGAAGAGCGAAAATTTTACGTTGTCAACACTTTTTTGAAACGAAACGGTGATGGTTCCGTCGCCCAGAAAATGAATATCATTTCCGAAGCCAAAAGCGCCTGTTTCTGCCGTATTGTTTCCGTCTTCGCCTGTTGCGTTAGATCCGGTATAATTATGCGTTACCGTCATTATCTGCGTGCCGAAAGCAAAATTTTGTGTTTGTGATCTTGTTAAATCGGTATATGGCGAAAGGCCAGCGGATGGAAAGAATTGCAGGTAATCCCAATTGACAGCGCAATTGGTGTAACCCGCTCCGCACTGCGAAAAGGACCCATGGAAAAGTAAGATTACAGTAAAGCTTAAGAGTAAAAATTTTTTCATAGGGTAAATTGAATTGAGAAAATATTCCCTTGTAAAATTCTTTACCCTTGAAGATGCGCGAAGGCCGGAAACAAATATTCGGCACGGCTTCAGAGGGTATTGGAATTTCCGAGGCAAATAAAGAATACAAAAACAAACGAACCAAGTGTTTTCACCTATTTATTTTTTTGAAAAACACATATTCGTAATTGTACGGTTGAAGCTTATAAAAAAGATGAAAACCTTACTTGGTTTTGCATCGTAAATCTTCGCAAAAGACATTTTTCATATAACAGTTGCAAAAAAAATCCCCTCGCGAACGAAGGGATATAAAATGCAAAAAAGATGTTTACAGTCCTAAGCCAAGCGACAATTGAAAGCCCTGGCTTTTCCATTTGTCTTTGTTGTCAATGTCGTTGATGTTGTTCAAACCAACCACGTAACGGCCGTTCAATTTAATCTTGCCCAAACTGATTTGCGCACCGCCAAGCATGGAGAAATCGCCTTTCTTAAAAGCGTCTTCGCCGTTCTGCAATAAGTTCTTGTTGTGATCCATTAACACGCTGAACATTGGCCCGGCTTGCAGCGAAAGCAACGAACCCAATTTGTAGTTCAGCAGCAGCGGAATGGACAAATAGTTCAGCTTGACGTCAGTAGCGCCGCTCAAAGCGTTTTGATAAATGTGGTTAAAGCTGCTGTCTGTTTTTGTTTGGTACTGGTTAAACAAAACTTCGGGCTGAATGCTAAAGCGGCCACCGATGCCGATATTGGCAAAGCCACCAAGATGATAACCGTATTTGAATTCATCATTAAACGATTTGCCGTCTATTTTAATGATGTTGGCGCCGGCTTTTAGGCCTATGCTGAATTGCGCCATTGAGGCTTGTGCAAGAAAAAGAAAAAGAACAAAGGCGGATAACTTGAATTTCATAAACGGGAGTTTTTTTCAGATTTCCAAGTATGATGCCGCATCTTGTTAACTAATCCGAAATCTTTAAAACACTACACCTGTATTAACGAGGAAAGCTGTAGTGAAATTGTTGGACGTGGCAGGAAAGTAATAATCGAACATGACTTGTGGCTGAATGAAGAATTTGCCTTTTGCGTACTCGGCTTTAAAGAAGGCCGTTAAAGAAATGGGCTGAAAATAAACGTTGTTGTCGAAGGCGACGTTTTCTGTGTTGTATAAAATACTGTTGCCTGTGCGCCGCACGGTAGCGTAGGTATTGCTTGTTTGATTAAAACCAAATTGCTGCGAGCCGCTGATGAATGAAAACTGAGGCGTCAGCCGAATGTAGTCGCTGGCCAGCACGTTAAGAAAATAAAAGTCGTGGCGTACCGAAGTCACAAGATTGACATCAATAACCTTTTCATTTGTATTGATGCGGGTAAATCCTCTTTGTGCAAGGTTGATGTTTTGAATCTTTTCTTCTACCTCTTTAAAATTGGCGCGGCTGCCCCAACCGTAGCTAAATCCTGCCGAAGGTTTAAACCAAAGCTTGCGGTAAGTGAAGTAAGCGTAAGCTTCGTTTTGCAAAGGCGAAGTATAGAACGGCAAACTTTTCTTTGTAACGTAATGCGTTAACGAAAGACCTGTGATAAAGGCTTTGTTTTTTTGAAAGTCGTATGAACCGGTTACCGAAAACTGGTAAGGATTCAGGCCCGTTCCGTCGTTAACAACCGAGGCGCCAGCGCCGATGCCGTAGCCCGCTTTGTCGTAATAGCCAGCGGATGGCGAATACATAAATCGCCGCCGGGTTTCGGAACGGTTATCCTTTGTTTCAAAGGCAAGAAAACTTTGTCCAAATGAAACATTAACCAATGTAAAACTGTGCGGTGAGGTTAAGGAATCAATCAGTTTATCCAGTTCACTAAAAAGTTCATCGTAGTCGGTAAAGGTTGTATCAACGGCAAGCGAATCTTTTCCCTTTTGCGCAAAACAAAAAGTTGCCAGACAAAAGCCCAATATGGTGAATGAAAGCTTCCGAAGCATTGCGCTGATTTTGGTTTTTCAGAGTGATAAACAAGCTTGTTGACGGACAAGATAGAGCAAAGTTTAAACATGTCAAACGTGAGAAGTGAAACGTGAAACTCTAGAGTCTTTACTTAAAGTTCACTGCGGTTTCACTTCACACGTCTGTCGTCTTATCCCAGTTCCAACAGGGTAATCTCTGGTAAGATTCCTACGCGGCCCGGATAGCCGATGAAACCGTAACCACGGTTTACGTAAATCACCTGTTTCCCTTCGCGATAAAGGCCCGCCCATTGGCGGTAAACGTACTGCACCGGGCTCCAGCGGAAGCCCGGTATTTCAACGCCAAATTGAAAGCCGTGCGTATGTCCGGCCAATGTTAAATCTATGTCGCCAAACTTGGGCCGTACTTCCGCGTCCCAATGCGTCGGATCGTGGCTCATTAAAATTTTAAAGGGATATTTTTCGGCGCCTGCGTAGGCTTTTGTAAGGTTTCCGTAGCGGGCAAAATTTTTCAAAGCACTCCAGTTTTGTATGCCGATCAATGCAATCTCCTCTCCGTTTTTTTGTAGCGGTACGTGTTCGTCGAGCAGCAGTCGCCAGCCAAGTTTTGCGTGCACGTCTTTTAGCTTTTCAAGGTTGTTGCGTTTTTGTTCGGCACTGTCCCACGAAGTGTAATCGCCGTAATCGTGGTTGCCGAAAATGGAATAAACACCCATGGGTGCGCTGAGTTTGTTGAACACCTCCATGTAAGGCAGCATTTCTTCGTATTTGTTGTTCACCAGATCGCCGGTAAACAAAATAAGATCGGGTTTCAGCGCCATGATTTTCTCTACACCTTTTCGTACGGCGTCTGTATCGGTGAAGCTTCCGGAGTGAATGTCGGAAATCTGCACAATGCGCAAACCTTTGAACGCTTCAGGAAGGTTGGGAAAAGAAAGCGGTACTCGTTTTACTTTATAATTGTATTTGTTGGTAAAACCGTAAATAAGTGACGTAAACAAGCTTCCGCCCACTGCAATGCCCAACCAGCTTAAAAAAAGCGACCGGCTGATTTCGGGACTGGATTGTACACCACCGGCTTCTACGTTCTGAAAAAAAATCTTTCCCCACAGCCACTGAATGCCGCGCCGAATATCGTCAATCAAAAAAAAGATGGCCGCGAACAATTTCAGGATAAACAATCCCACCAACACCGCGAACACGGTGCTGCGCAAGCCTTTTTGAAGATTATCAAGGTTGAGGTAGGGCAATAAAAAAAGAAGGACAATTACGAGAACGGAAACCACCCAATAAGTAACGCTGACAATGCCTTTGGTGCGTGGGGCGGCACCGTGCATCAGAAACTTTACAATTTGAAAAACATAAATGTCAAGGCCAATCATGAAGGCGGCAAACAAAAGCCAGAAGGGTGAACTGCGCATGACGCAAATCTATAATAAGGTAAAACCGTGGGTGAATCTTTAACAACACCGCTTTGTGCCCTCATTCACTGTATTTTTGCGCACACCGTAAAACACGGCAGAAATCTATGGGCAGAATTATTGGCGTGGCCAATCAAAAAGGCGGAGTTGGAAAAACCACGACGGCGATTAACCTGGCGGCAAGTTTTGCCGTGCTTGAATACAAGACTTTGCTGGTGGATGCAGATCCGCAGGCCAACAGCACCACGGGCGTTGGCTTCGACTTGCAAAACGTAACGCAAAGCCTTTACGATTGCATGGTGAACAATGCCGAAGCAAAAGACGTGGTGTTGAAGACCGACATTCCAAACCTCGACCTCATTCCTTCGCACATTGATTTGGTGGGAGCCGAAATCGAAATGATCAATTATCCCAATCGTGAAGCTGTTTTAAAAAATCTTCTCGATGCGATAAGGGACAATTATGATTTCATCATCGTGGATTGTTCGCCATCGCTTGGATTGATTACAGTGAACGCATTAACCGCCGCCGACTCGGTAATTGTTCCGGTGCAATGCGAATTTTTTGCGCTGGAAGGTTTGGGAAAGTTGTTGAACACTATCAAAATTGTGCAAAGCCGTTTAAATACTGCCTTGCTTATTGAAGGCATTTTGATGACGATGTACGACGGCCGTTTGCGCCTTTGCAACCAGGTGGTGGCCGAAGTTCGCCGCCATTTTGAAGACATTGTTTTTACCACCATCATTCACCGCAATTCAAGGCTGAGCGAAGCGCCATCGTTTGGCAAGCCTGTAATTCTTTACGACGCCAACAGCAAAGGAGCCATGAATTATTTGAACCTCGCCAAAGAGATTCTGCAGAAAAATAATCTCACCAAAATTCCTCAGGAAGAGCGAACGATTGAAATGTAGGAAATAGCCGAATGCGTCGCTGCTGTTTCGCGGCGGCAGTTTCTAGCTCATCGAATTTTATCGTTTTCCTTGCAAACGGCTTTGTATTGTTGTGTCCCGAAGCCGCGTTTGAACAATTAACTTTGCGCTTTCAACTTTGATTTTTTTAATGAAGAACATGACCGCACCGAAACAAAATAAAGACGCACTGGGAAAAGGAATCCGTTCCCTTCTGCAAAACATCAATACCGATTTAAAAAACACCGAAGGTGCGCTAAAGCCACAAGTGGTGGAAGCCGCTACGGGCTCGCTCCGCATACCGGTTGAAAACATTGAAACCAATCCCAAGCAGCCGCGAAAAGATTTTGATGAAACGGCTTTGCAGGAATTGGCCCAATCCATCAAACTGCACGACATCATTCAGCCCATTACGGTTTCAAAACTTCACACCAACAAATACCGGCTCATTTCCGGCGAAAGAAGATGGCGGGCCGCAAAACTTGCAGGCTTAAAAGACATTCCGGCTTTTGTGCGGCAGGCCAACGACCAGGAGCTATTGGAACTTGCCTTGCTGGAAAACCTGCAACGCGAAGACCTGAACGCGATGGAAATTGCGCTCAGCTACAAGCGCATGATGGAAGAACTTGCCCACACGCAGGAGCAGGTGGCCGAACGCATGGGCAAAGACCGCAGCACCGTTACCAACTACATTCGGTTGCTTAAACTCCCGCCCGATATTCAAATTGCGGTGCGTGCCGGCGAAATCAGCATGGGACACGCAAGGGCGTTAATTAACGTGGACACCATTGACAAGCAGCTTTACATTTTCGACGAGATAAAAACAAAAGGACTTTCGGTGCGGCAAACCGAGAACCTTGTTCGCAACATTTACCGCGAAAAAGAGGAAAAGAAAAATACCGAAACGCTTCCTCCGGCTTATAAAAAGGTAGAAGACAAACTCGCTTCACACTTCAGCACAAAAGTGAAAATGCGGCACGGCAAAGACGGCAGCGGCAGCATCACCTTTGAATATTATTCGCTGGAAGAAATGAACAAATTGCTTGACCAAATGGACGTGACGATTGAATAAGAACGGCAGACATACGGTCTTTTTTCTTTTCTTTCTACTCCTCTCCTGTTGCTGTTTTTCGCAGCAGGACACAACGAAAAAAGCAATTCCTGCCGACAGCCTGGTGAAAAAATCGGCTCCGATTGCTGACAATGTAAAAGCCGATTCGGTGCGTAAGGCTTTTGTTCCAAAAAAGGCAACCCTGCGTTCATTGATGGTGCCCGGCTGGGGACAGATTTACAACAAAAAATACTGGAAGGTTCCCATCGTTTACGGCGCTTTGGGCACAGCAGCCGGCATCTTTGTTTACAACCTGAAAAACTACCGCGAAATTCGTTTTGCCTATGCCGCAAAATACAAGGCAGCGCTGCCCAGTGCCACCCACGCCGATACGGTAGCGCTTGCCAGCATTAAACCTTACCTGGTTCCCTTTGATTTGAATTCTCTTCGTACGTATCGCGATGAGTTTCGCAGCAATATTGATTACTCCGTTTTGGCCTTTCTTCTTCTTTGGGGATTGCAGGTTGCCGATGCTACTGTAGATGCGCATCTAAAGTTGTTTGATGTAAGCCCCAACCTGAGTCTCAAGTTTAAATTCGGGCCAAGCCAAATGGCAGGAACAACGGGTGCAAGCCTGGTGCTGGCTTTTAAATAAGTTGACCGGGAACTTCCTCTCTAAGAAAAATTCTTTTTGTCTTCGCTTTAATTCATGTAATTCGTGCACTAAAATTCGTGTTTACATGAACATTGCATTAATCGGTTACGGCAAGATGGGGCACATGATTGAAGAAATTGCTTTGCAACGCGGCCATCAAATTGTTTTAAAGATCAACATCGAAAACCTTGAGGATTTTACAAAAGAGAATCTCTCCAAAGCCGATGTGGCCATCGAATTTACTAGCCCCGACAGTGCGTTTGAAAACGTAAAAGGTTGCCTTGATTTTGGTTTGCCAGTCGTCA
Coding sequences within:
- a CDS encoding DUF5683 domain-containing protein, which produces MKKSAPIADNVKADSVRKAFVPKKATLRSLMVPGWGQIYNKKYWKVPIVYGALGTAAGIFVYNLKNYREIRFAYAAKYKAALPSATHADTVALASIKPYLVPFDLNSLRTYRDEFRSNIDYSVLAFLLLWGLQVADATVDAHLKLFDVSPNLSLKFKFGPSQMAGTTGASLVLAFK